A stretch of the Corynebacterium maris DSM 45190 genome encodes the following:
- a CDS encoding putative quinol monooxygenase: MILINVKFRPRDEYVDNFMEKVADFTAASRAEEGNIFFDWYRSTEDPGLYILIEAFHDDAAEAHVQSQHFKDSQELFPTLLKETPEIINTLIPGKTEWDEMAEFTVEK; encoded by the coding sequence ATGATTCTCATCAACGTCAAGTTCCGTCCCCGCGATGAATACGTCGACAACTTCATGGAGAAGGTCGCTGACTTCACCGCGGCTTCCCGCGCCGAGGAAGGCAACATCTTCTTCGACTGGTACCGCTCCACCGAGGATCCGGGCCTCTACATCCTCATCGAGGCTTTCCACGACGACGCCGCCGAGGCGCACGTGCAGTCCCAGCATTTTAAGGATTCCCAGGAGCTTTTCCCGACGCTGCTGAAGGAAACCCCCGAGATCATCAACACGCTCATCCCCGGCAAGACCGAATGGGACGAGATGGCGGAGTTCACGGTCGAGAAGTAG
- a CDS encoding Cof-type HAD-IIB family hydrolase: MSYRIIAVDMDGTLLDAHGAIPAAFRDVMAYAEDTDVVIAPASGRQLRTLQDIFGDFSDAVPEAYIAENGTVVSYQGEIVSTTALPADPVHAIIDAAEDFVVVVCRPDAAYIPAGLPAPMLSEIDKYYHSTVETSDLHDVVTDDVVKVAVYTPGDAEAEVFPVVDAAAPDANVVVSGANWVDVMHPEADKGVALRALADALGIAHSETVAFGDYLNDYALLQAAGTAWAMDNAHPELKAIADHIAPSNVDHGVVTVLKEHFGLG, translated from the coding sequence GTGTCGTACCGGATCATCGCCGTAGACATGGACGGCACGCTTCTCGACGCCCACGGCGCCATCCCCGCCGCCTTCCGCGACGTCATGGCCTACGCCGAGGACACCGACGTGGTCATCGCCCCGGCCAGCGGACGCCAACTGCGCACCCTGCAAGACATATTCGGAGATTTCTCCGACGCCGTGCCGGAGGCCTATATCGCCGAGAACGGCACCGTCGTGTCGTATCAGGGCGAGATCGTCTCCACCACCGCCCTGCCCGCGGATCCGGTGCACGCGATCATCGACGCCGCCGAGGACTTCGTCGTGGTCGTCTGCCGCCCCGACGCCGCCTATATCCCCGCCGGCCTACCCGCCCCGATGCTCTCGGAGATCGACAAGTACTACCACTCCACCGTCGAGACGTCCGATCTGCACGACGTCGTCACCGACGACGTGGTCAAAGTCGCCGTCTACACGCCCGGCGACGCCGAGGCCGAGGTGTTCCCGGTGGTCGACGCCGCCGCCCCCGACGCGAACGTCGTCGTCTCCGGGGCGAACTGGGTCGACGTCATGCACCCGGAAGCCGACAAGGGCGTGGCGCTGCGGGCGTTGGCGGACGCGTTGGGAATCGCCCACTCAGAAACCGTCGCTTTCGGCGACTACCTCAACGATTACGCCTTGCTGCAGGCCGCCGGCACCGCGTGGGCGATGGACAACGCTCACCCGGAGTTGAAGGCGATCGCCGATCACATCGCCCCGTCCAACGTCGACCACGGCGTGGTCACGGTGCTCAAGGAACACTTCGGGCTGGGGTGA
- a CDS encoding 3-hydroxyisobutyryl-CoA hydrolase, with product MNEQAAVITSISNTTGVIRLNRPRAINALTPEMVEAVAQSLREWRDDVAITQVLVLSNSEKGFCSGGDVRWAREQVLAGKAAKADEFFAVEYAMNREIAEFPKPYVSLIDGVVMGGGLGISAHGSHRVITPAAFASMPETAIGYVTDVGMSQVFQTLRFGPATGRFLALTGYRLTAADMLASGLATHHVDAADGVAEAIVEKGVDQVLAELATQPEEQSRLAELINDIDATFGHDTWAEIDRALKSHDNAEFVSLVRELTAGASPTSLARSTELMAANLEVDLAQALDNERVMGEKMRRHPDFVEGVRAVLVDKTRDAEFTTAP from the coding sequence ATGAATGAGCAAGCAGCAGTGATCACGTCCATCAGCAACACTACGGGAGTCATCCGGCTGAACCGGCCGCGGGCGATCAACGCCTTAACGCCGGAGATGGTCGAGGCCGTGGCGCAGTCACTGCGCGAGTGGCGTGACGACGTCGCCATCACCCAGGTGCTGGTGTTGTCCAACTCGGAGAAGGGGTTCTGCTCGGGCGGCGACGTCCGCTGGGCCCGCGAACAGGTTCTGGCCGGGAAAGCGGCGAAGGCGGACGAGTTCTTCGCCGTGGAGTACGCCATGAACCGGGAGATCGCGGAGTTCCCGAAACCCTATGTGTCTCTCATCGACGGGGTGGTGATGGGCGGCGGTCTGGGCATATCGGCCCACGGCAGTCACCGGGTGATCACCCCGGCGGCGTTCGCCTCCATGCCCGAGACGGCCATCGGGTATGTCACCGACGTCGGCATGTCGCAGGTCTTTCAGACGCTGCGCTTCGGCCCGGCGACGGGGCGCTTCCTGGCCCTGACCGGATACCGGCTCACCGCCGCCGACATGCTGGCCTCGGGCCTGGCGACCCACCACGTGGACGCCGCCGACGGGGTGGCGGAGGCGATCGTGGAGAAGGGCGTCGACCAGGTGTTGGCTGAGCTGGCCACGCAACCGGAGGAGCAATCGCGGCTGGCTGAACTGATCAATGACATCGACGCCACCTTCGGCCACGACACCTGGGCGGAGATCGACCGGGCGCTGAAGAGCCACGACAACGCGGAGTTCGTCTCTCTGGTCCGCGAGTTGACCGCGGGCGCCAGCCCCACGTCCCTGGCCCGATCCACTGAACTGATGGCCGCCAACCTGGAGGTCGACCTCGCGCAGGCCCTGGACAACGAACGGGTCATGGGGGAGAAGATGCGCCGCCACCCCGACTTCGTGGAAGGCGTGCGCGCGGTGCTGGTGGACAAGACCCGCGACGCGGAGTTTACTACGGCACCGTGA
- a CDS encoding DUF6882 domain-containing protein yields MDLPPPATVADVIADGAVAQADLDAVLAGASGTVTGVEYSGPQPTDPAEDALVDVRAHFSRSGSVPLRGVRVAVIRAGRWTWLTRRGADFPVPELSGAWPAADDLLRAARTLLGNVPVLLAPHSDGSTSVVAVDVPASTSDTRTAVLNGVAALDEALDAERALIGFAAARGLGIERTSFGVEYSDGVAVEIVDGRVVDIRGGASLAEVRADAVYTSEEHQLLLSGMFPQAQLQPDLRTGFGRLSGSHGAGLEVRSEILGVIVDEEWVWAWADPQLAGTPAAGPASVSARVRRFGGDNAIPAFVRPRTTLELARADALVEAAKPVAGLWAHLTAPLTPTVTGVFLLDAPALRLPGATEAAVRATLRTEAGRRVDQERAAVSYARFRRLPHRVADGVVHLQMPDTGNDVTVP; encoded by the coding sequence ATGGACCTGCCCCCTCCCGCCACTGTCGCGGACGTCATCGCCGACGGCGCCGTCGCTCAGGCGGACCTGGACGCCGTCCTGGCGGGAGCCTCCGGCACGGTCACCGGCGTCGAATACTCCGGCCCCCAGCCGACGGACCCGGCCGAAGACGCGCTCGTGGACGTCCGCGCGCATTTCAGCCGCTCCGGCTCCGTGCCCCTGCGCGGGGTGCGGGTCGCCGTCATCCGCGCCGGGCGCTGGACCTGGCTGACCCGGCGCGGCGCCGACTTCCCCGTCCCGGAACTGAGCGGCGCCTGGCCGGCGGCCGATGACCTGCTGCGGGCGGCGCGCACCCTGCTGGGCAACGTCCCCGTGCTGCTCGCCCCGCATTCCGACGGATCGACGTCCGTCGTGGCGGTGGACGTGCCGGCCAGCACCTCCGACACCCGCACCGCTGTGCTCAACGGGGTGGCCGCCCTGGATGAGGCGCTCGATGCGGAACGTGCCCTCATCGGTTTCGCGGCGGCCCGCGGACTGGGGATCGAGCGCACCTCCTTCGGCGTGGAGTACAGCGACGGCGTGGCCGTGGAGATCGTCGACGGCCGGGTGGTGGACATCCGTGGCGGGGCGAGCCTGGCGGAGGTGCGCGCCGATGCCGTCTACACCTCCGAGGAGCATCAACTCCTGCTCAGCGGCATGTTCCCGCAGGCTCAGCTGCAGCCGGACCTGCGTACCGGGTTCGGCCGGTTGTCCGGTTCGCACGGCGCCGGCCTCGAGGTGCGCAGTGAGATCCTGGGGGTGATCGTCGACGAGGAGTGGGTGTGGGCGTGGGCGGATCCGCAGCTGGCCGGCACCCCGGCCGCGGGCCCTGCCTCGGTGTCTGCGCGGGTGCGTCGGTTCGGCGGGGACAACGCGATCCCGGCGTTCGTGCGGCCGCGCACCACGCTCGAGCTGGCGCGGGCGGACGCTCTGGTGGAGGCGGCCAAACCCGTCGCCGGCCTGTGGGCGCATCTCACCGCCCCGCTGACGCCGACGGTCACGGGCGTGTTCCTCCTCGACGCCCCGGCCCTGCGGCTGCCGGGCGCCACGGAAGCCGCGGTGCGGGCTACGCTGCGCACGGAGGCGGGGCGCCGGGTCGACCAAGAGCGGGCGGCGGTGTCCTACGCCCGGTTCCGGCGTCTGCCGCACCGGGTAGCCGACGGCGTCGTGCACCTGCAGATGCCCGACACCGGCAACGACGTCACGGTGCCGTAG
- a CDS encoding glyceraldehyde-3-phosphate dehydrogenase, which yields MGNVTSQQQAQQDWNDRLELAQEMLPLISRLHREHNVVTSIFGRLLIGVTDVDIIKSHRYARRIVEKELPLDQTLPILRELVDMDLGTSSIDLGALAAQFAKSDETDLRAFLESQLTDAMGTSSARESRDVVLYGFGRIGRLLARILVAREATYGGVRLRAVVVRKSNDEDLAKRASLLRRDSVHGPFNGTITVDEENDIIWANGTCIQVIYANDPAAIDYTAYGIDDAVVVDNTGIWRDREALGQHLQSKGVSEVLLTAPGKGDVKNIVYGINHEMITDGDEDKILSAASCTTNAITPVLKVINDRYGIKHGHVETVHAYTNDQNLADNIHKGPRRGRAAALNMVLTETGAAKAVSKAIPEMEGKLTGNAIRVPTPDVSMAVLNLDLEIDVDRDEVNEFLRDVSLHSEVRQQIDYINSPDVVSTDFVGSTHAGVVDGLATIANDNHLVLYVWYDNEFGYSNQVIRIVEKLAGARPKVLPERVKVTDLK from the coding sequence ATGGGGAACGTGACCTCGCAGCAGCAGGCTCAACAGGACTGGAACGACCGACTCGAACTGGCGCAGGAGATGCTCCCCCTGATCAGCCGCCTTCACCGTGAGCACAACGTGGTCACCTCGATCTTCGGCCGGTTGCTCATCGGAGTCACGGACGTCGACATCATCAAGTCGCACCGCTACGCCCGCCGCATCGTCGAAAAGGAGCTCCCGCTCGACCAGACGCTGCCGATCCTGCGTGAGCTGGTGGACATGGACCTGGGCACCTCTTCCATCGACCTGGGTGCATTGGCCGCGCAGTTCGCCAAGAGCGACGAGACCGACCTGCGCGCCTTCCTCGAGTCCCAGCTCACCGACGCCATGGGCACCAGCTCCGCACGCGAATCCCGCGACGTCGTCCTCTACGGCTTCGGCCGCATCGGCCGCCTGCTGGCCCGCATCCTCGTCGCCCGGGAGGCGACCTACGGCGGCGTGCGCCTGCGCGCCGTGGTGGTGCGCAAGAGCAACGACGAGGACTTGGCCAAGCGTGCTTCGCTGCTGCGCCGTGACTCCGTCCACGGCCCGTTCAACGGCACCATCACCGTCGACGAAGAAAACGACATCATCTGGGCCAACGGCACCTGCATCCAGGTCATCTACGCCAATGACCCGGCGGCGATCGACTACACCGCCTACGGCATCGACGACGCCGTCGTCGTCGACAACACCGGCATCTGGCGCGACCGCGAGGCCCTCGGCCAGCACCTGCAGTCGAAGGGCGTCAGCGAGGTGCTGCTGACGGCCCCGGGCAAGGGCGACGTCAAGAACATCGTCTACGGCATCAACCACGAGATGATCACCGACGGTGACGAGGACAAGATCCTGTCCGCCGCGTCCTGCACCACCAACGCGATCACCCCGGTGCTCAAGGTCATCAACGACCGTTACGGCATCAAGCACGGCCACGTCGAGACGGTCCACGCCTACACCAACGACCAGAACCTGGCCGACAACATCCACAAGGGCCCGCGCCGCGGCCGCGCCGCCGCACTGAACATGGTGCTGACCGAGACCGGCGCCGCAAAGGCAGTGTCCAAGGCCATCCCGGAGATGGAGGGCAAGCTCACCGGCAACGCCATCCGCGTGCCCACCCCGGACGTGTCCATGGCCGTGCTCAACCTGGACCTGGAGATCGACGTCGACCGCGACGAGGTCAACGAGTTCCTCCGCGACGTCTCCCTGCACTCCGAGGTCCGTCAGCAGATCGACTACATCAACTCCCCGGACGTGGTGTCCACCGACTTCGTCGGCTCCACCCACGCGGGCGTCGTCGACGGCCTGGCCACCATCGCCAACGACAACCACCTGGTGCTCTATGTCTGGTACGACAACGAGTTCGGCTACTCCAACCAGGTCATCCGCATCGTCGAGAAGCTCGCCGGAGCCCGCCCGAAGGTCCTGCCGGAGCGCGTCAAGGTCACCGACCTGAAGTAA
- a CDS encoding sulfite exporter TauE/SafE family protein — protein sequence MFSAVSLAFADSVNALLIAVVVAIGIILPRGQYRKVAPLLIFGDWLGVFLLALGVMFVFDGLEDFVQTLIDGPVFGIILIAVGLIAAIGVWRTKPGGNRELVDMILKFLRTPSVWTVLAGFVLGVVQSLTSGPFFLGIAVLSAGDYSAWVRYGGMFFYATIALSLPTLTAVLVGLVRKYPYSPPGRAFQWARENTEKVTKIGGYGVAVFLVLLGVLHLF from the coding sequence ATGTTCTCCGCCGTCAGTCTCGCGTTCGCCGATTCCGTCAACGCGCTGCTCATCGCAGTCGTCGTCGCCATCGGCATCATCTTGCCGCGCGGACAGTACCGCAAAGTGGCCCCCTTGCTGATCTTCGGTGATTGGCTGGGGGTTTTCTTGCTTGCGCTGGGCGTGATGTTCGTCTTCGACGGGCTGGAGGACTTCGTCCAGACGCTCATCGACGGGCCCGTCTTCGGCATCATCCTCATCGCCGTCGGTCTGATCGCCGCAATCGGGGTATGGCGCACCAAGCCGGGCGGCAACCGCGAACTGGTGGACATGATCCTGAAGTTCCTGCGCACCCCCAGCGTCTGGACGGTACTGGCGGGGTTTGTGCTCGGCGTGGTGCAGTCTTTGACCTCCGGCCCGTTCTTCTTGGGCATCGCGGTGCTGTCGGCGGGGGACTACTCGGCGTGGGTGCGCTACGGCGGCATGTTCTTCTACGCCACCATCGCGCTGAGCTTGCCGACGCTTACGGCCGTGCTCGTCGGCCTGGTACGGAAATACCCGTACTCGCCGCCGGGTCGGGCGTTTCAGTGGGCGCGCGAAAACACCGAGAAGGTCACCAAGATCGGCGGTTACGGCGTCGCCGTGTTCCTGGTGCTGCTCGGGGTGCTGCACCTGTTTTAA
- a CDS encoding transcriptional regulator, which yields MDNALDPVLRPVTRLRICAALKAAGATEGGDAADREMSSATLRNVVDVNDAALSEQLGALESHGYVAHDRIYGFSRAKNTVWVRLTAVGDAALTRYLAALRHIANRVEN from the coding sequence ATGGACAACGCACTCGATCCCGTCCTCCGCCCCGTCACCCGGCTGCGCATCTGCGCAGCGCTGAAAGCCGCCGGAGCCACTGAGGGCGGCGACGCCGCTGACCGGGAGATGTCCTCCGCCACCCTGCGGAACGTGGTCGACGTCAACGACGCCGCTTTATCGGAGCAGCTCGGTGCGCTGGAGTCGCACGGGTATGTCGCCCACGACCGCATCTACGGTTTCAGCCGCGCCAAAAACACCGTCTGGGTCCGTCTCACCGCCGTTGGCGACGCCGCCCTGACCAGGTATCTCGCCGCTCTGCGGCACATCGCGAATAGGGTCGAGAATTAA
- a CDS encoding glycosyltransferase family 4 protein, giving the protein MKISMFTEVFLPKIDGVVTRVTRTMEQLAELGHEVQLFAPGDPPAEYAGFTVNRVRGISFKPVYPEIKVGMPTPSIARKIEEFQPDVIHAVNPVWLAAFGVLSAKRRGIPLVASFHTNVPEYTESLRIGWLRQPAAAWIRTLHNQAAVNLCTSGPMVDKATAQGIRNVELWPKAVDTDGYSPERRSRKMRARLTDGHPEAPLVIYVGRLSAEKNLDRLAPIMRKVRERVPNARLAMVGSGPQADDLKKMMDPAFTTFTGYLSGADLQSAFASGDVFAFPSVTETLGLVALESFASGVPVVGARAGGIPFVIDEAKTGYLVEPEDYDAWAERIALLLNDEALRTEMGHTARSEALRHGWRAATESLVDYYQRAIDEHRS; this is encoded by the coding sequence GTGAAGATCTCGATGTTCACGGAGGTCTTCCTCCCCAAGATCGACGGCGTGGTCACCCGTGTGACCCGCACGATGGAGCAGCTCGCGGAGCTGGGCCATGAGGTTCAGCTCTTCGCTCCCGGCGATCCGCCGGCCGAATACGCGGGCTTCACCGTCAACCGGGTGCGCGGCATCTCCTTCAAGCCCGTCTATCCGGAGATCAAGGTCGGCATGCCCACCCCGTCGATCGCCCGGAAGATCGAGGAGTTCCAGCCCGACGTCATTCACGCCGTCAATCCGGTGTGGCTCGCCGCTTTCGGGGTGCTCTCCGCCAAGCGGCGCGGCATTCCGCTGGTGGCGAGTTTCCACACCAACGTGCCCGAATACACCGAGTCGTTGCGCATCGGGTGGTTGCGCCAGCCCGCGGCGGCGTGGATCCGAACGCTGCACAATCAGGCCGCGGTCAACCTGTGCACCTCCGGGCCGATGGTGGATAAGGCCACCGCCCAGGGCATCCGCAACGTTGAATTGTGGCCCAAGGCCGTGGACACCGATGGCTATTCCCCCGAACGCCGCTCGCGGAAGATGCGCGCCCGGCTGACCGACGGGCACCCGGAGGCCCCGTTGGTCATCTACGTGGGCCGGTTGTCCGCGGAGAAGAACCTGGACCGCCTCGCGCCGATCATGCGTAAGGTGCGCGAACGCGTGCCTAACGCACGGTTGGCGATGGTCGGTTCCGGGCCGCAGGCCGATGATTTGAAGAAGATGATGGACCCGGCGTTCACCACCTTCACCGGCTATCTCTCCGGCGCGGATCTGCAGTCGGCGTTCGCTTCCGGCGACGTCTTCGCTTTCCCGTCGGTCACCGAGACCCTCGGTCTGGTGGCGTTGGAGTCTTTCGCCTCCGGTGTGCCGGTCGTCGGCGCCCGGGCCGGCGGCATCCCGTTCGTCATCGACGAGGCAAAGACCGGGTATCTGGTCGAGCCGGAGGACTACGACGCGTGGGCGGAGCGCATCGCCCTGTTACTCAACGACGAGGCCCTGCGCACCGAGATGGGCCACACCGCCCGCTCGGAGGCGTTGCGCCACGGCTGGCGGGCGGCGACGGAGTCACTCGTCGACTACTACCAGCGCGCGATCGACGAGCACCGTAGCTAG
- a CDS encoding NAD-dependent epimerase/dehydratase family protein: protein MKVAILGGDGFCGWPASLYLSDQGHDVIIVDNLSRRAIDAELGAESLTPIADIDERIAAWKEVSGKEIGFRNFNVAEDYDELLDFLVTERPDAVVHFAEQRAAPYSMKNSRNKRYTVDNNTNATNNLLAAIVESDLDIHVVHLGTMGVYGYGTAGMKIPEGYLDVEVTADEDEHGNAVEPHRVPQQILYPTNPGSIYHMTKVLDQTLFAFYAKNDELRITDLHQGIIWGTTTEQTAKDERLINRFDYDGDYGTVLNRFLMQAAVGYPLTVHGTGGQTRAFIHIRDMVRCIEIALQNPPTRGERVKIFNQMTETHRVRDLANLLAEISGAEVANVPNPRKESAENELHAVNETFLDLGLNPTTLSEGLLHEVEEVARKYADRADMSKIPARSLWTKDNEAGEPERVTEPAAVAK from the coding sequence GTGAAGGTTGCGATTCTCGGCGGCGACGGCTTCTGCGGATGGCCTGCGTCCCTCTACCTCTCAGATCAGGGACACGACGTGATCATCGTGGATAACCTGTCCCGGCGCGCCATCGACGCCGAGCTCGGCGCGGAGTCGTTGACCCCGATCGCCGACATCGATGAGCGCATCGCGGCCTGGAAGGAAGTCTCCGGCAAGGAGATCGGCTTCCGTAACTTCAACGTGGCGGAAGATTATGACGAGCTGCTTGATTTCCTGGTCACCGAGCGTCCCGACGCCGTCGTCCACTTCGCCGAGCAGCGCGCTGCGCCGTACTCGATGAAGAATTCGCGCAACAAGCGCTACACCGTGGACAACAACACCAACGCCACGAACAATCTGTTGGCCGCCATCGTGGAGTCCGACTTGGACATCCACGTCGTCCACCTGGGCACCATGGGCGTCTACGGCTACGGCACCGCCGGGATGAAGATCCCGGAAGGCTACCTCGACGTCGAGGTCACCGCCGACGAGGACGAGCACGGCAATGCGGTCGAGCCGCACCGTGTCCCCCAGCAGATCCTGTACCCGACCAACCCGGGCTCGATCTACCACATGACCAAGGTGCTGGATCAGACGCTGTTCGCCTTCTACGCGAAGAACGACGAGCTGCGCATCACGGACCTGCATCAGGGCATCATCTGGGGCACGACCACCGAGCAGACCGCTAAGGACGAGCGTCTGATCAACCGTTTCGACTACGACGGCGACTACGGCACCGTACTCAACCGCTTCCTCATGCAGGCCGCGGTGGGTTACCCGCTGACCGTCCACGGCACCGGCGGCCAGACCCGCGCGTTCATCCACATTCGCGACATGGTCCGGTGCATCGAGATCGCCCTGCAGAACCCGCCGACCCGCGGGGAGCGCGTGAAGATCTTCAACCAGATGACCGAAACCCACCGCGTTCGGGATCTGGCGAACCTGCTGGCCGAGATCTCCGGCGCCGAGGTGGCCAACGTCCCGAACCCGCGTAAGGAGTCCGCGGAAAACGAGCTCCACGCGGTCAACGAGACGTTCCTGGACCTGGGGCTGAACCCGACGACGCTGTCCGAGGGCCTGCTGCACGAGGTGGAGGAGGTCGCCCGCAAGTACGCCGATCGCGCCGACATGTCCAAGATCCCGGCGCGTTCGCTGTGGACGAAGGACAATGAGGCCGGTGAGCCGGAGCGCGTCACCGAACCGGCGGCCGTGGCCAAGTAA
- a CDS encoding patatin-like phospholipase family protein: MIDASDVALVIEGGGMRGSYTAAPVVSLIREGVDVGWVGGISAGSSHTLNYLSRDAERARISFTDFAAFPEFGGWGSLARGTGYFNAEYIYERSGDADLPFDFTAYAEHPAQVHIEAVQAATGQTVVWNRADMATATDVNVRVRASSTLPVVMNMPVIDGEPYVDGAMGTSGGLLIDAAERAGYSKFLVIMSRPRDYWKPEVTRPQAVRRVLRRWPAVAEAQINRPAIYNEAKRRILELENQGRAKVFFPEVMPVSTGERRVKRLRLAFEAGQEQTRREWSALEKFLAT, from the coding sequence GTGATCGATGCATCTGATGTGGCCCTGGTAATCGAAGGCGGCGGCATGCGCGGGTCCTACACCGCAGCGCCCGTGGTCTCCCTGATCCGCGAAGGCGTGGACGTCGGCTGGGTCGGCGGGATCTCCGCCGGGTCGAGCCACACCCTCAACTACTTGAGCCGCGACGCGGAACGCGCCCGCATCAGCTTCACGGATTTCGCGGCCTTCCCGGAGTTCGGCGGTTGGGGATCGCTGGCCCGCGGCACCGGCTACTTCAACGCCGAATACATCTACGAGCGTTCCGGGGACGCGGACCTTCCCTTTGACTTCACCGCCTACGCCGAGCACCCGGCGCAGGTACACATCGAAGCGGTGCAGGCGGCGACGGGCCAGACGGTGGTGTGGAACCGGGCGGACATGGCCACGGCCACCGACGTCAACGTCCGGGTGCGGGCGTCGTCGACGCTGCCGGTGGTGATGAACATGCCGGTGATCGACGGTGAGCCGTACGTCGACGGCGCGATGGGCACATCCGGCGGACTGCTCATCGACGCCGCCGAGCGGGCCGGGTACTCGAAGTTTTTGGTCATCATGTCCCGCCCGCGGGACTATTGGAAACCGGAGGTGACCCGCCCGCAGGCGGTGCGGCGGGTGCTGCGCCGCTGGCCCGCGGTGGCTGAGGCGCAAATCAACCGGCCCGCCATCTACAACGAGGCCAAGCGCCGCATCCTGGAGCTGGAGAACCAGGGGCGGGCGAAAGTGTTCTTCCCGGAAGTCATGCCGGTGAGCACGGGCGAACGTAGGGTGAAACGGCTCCGGCTGGCCTTCGAGGCAGGTCAAGAACAGACGCGGCGTGAGTGGTCGGCGCTGGAAAAATTTCTGGCCACATAA
- a CDS encoding DUF1540 domain-containing protein codes for MTTATAPVSTCAATACAFNDSQSCTAVAITVGGVTGSASCTTFAELDVRAGLSDGRGQVGACHRVDCVHNSNLLCSASGIEVADSAACTTYEAR; via the coding sequence ATGACCACCGCCACCGCCCCCGTCAGCACCTGCGCCGCCACCGCCTGCGCCTTCAACGACAGTCAAAGCTGCACCGCCGTCGCCATCACCGTCGGTGGCGTGACCGGAAGCGCCTCCTGCACCACCTTCGCCGAGCTCGACGTCCGTGCCGGGCTGAGCGACGGTCGGGGCCAGGTCGGGGCCTGCCACCGCGTCGACTGCGTGCACAATTCCAACCTGCTGTGCTCCGCCAGTGGCATTGAGGTTGCCGACAGCGCGGCGTGCACCACCTACGAGGCTCGCTGA